The following are encoded in a window of Phaseolus vulgaris cultivar G19833 chromosome 3, P. vulgaris v2.0, whole genome shotgun sequence genomic DNA:
- the LOC137808444 gene encoding kinesin-like protein KIN-7G, whose product MGSIAEEEAMQGSAGSEERILVSVRVRPVNEKELARNDLSEWECINDATIMYRSNLSATERSLYPTTYTFDRVFSSDAHTRQVYEEAAKEVALSVLRGINSSIFAYGQTSSGKTHTMSGVTEYALADIFNYIQKHAERDFVLKFSALEIYNESVRDLLSVDSTPLRLLDDPEKGTVVERLTEETLRNWNHFQELIFFCEAQRQIGETALNEVSSRSHQILRLTVESSASEFMGNDKMSSLAASVNFVDLAGSERASQTNSGGTRLKEGCHINRSLLTLGTVIRKLSKGRNGHIPFRDSKLTRILQSSLAGNAKTAIICTMSPARSHVEQTRNTLLFASCAKEVTTNAKVNVVMSDKLLVKQLQKELARLESDLKNSGPTCLKPDTSALLKEKDLLIEMLKREVMDLRMQRDLAQSQIKDMLQVVGEDTSSTELDSLGNQYPKLRVRSSYDFDNQTAERPKLPSFDCIESVRSFDASQYSDGHSISSDENYFQLPDLEKSIPVRIPSPVFSIESLDGASNDLDQKSVEEQHEDNLEEGCREVRCIESEDMITDTPTHSNPADISKNVYTDSVASSPTVSGLTEVDNRCKENLDLWSAELKENKEINSLEERFVLPSPEKISPSLTQSGSSCSKAVKLTRSRSCKATLMRDTSSDWFDQEEIIQNTPPIGSEKDFTGRPEGLQKTYTLNCNANTEMLPWDDHENSQGSTVDILNTKTDIDYVGYDDNSLAPGEKEKDDGLESSNLQANPEVPATGLQSDNTAKKFKDVGLDPLQSEEGKQLEWPSEFKRLQEEIIGLWHACHVSLVHRTYFFLLFKGDPSDSIYMEVELRRLFYLKQTFAKGNETVEDGRILNPETSQRYLRVERQMLSKQMEKKLSKSERENLYIKWGIRISSKHRRLQLSHRLWSKTDDIDHIRESANIVAKLVGSVEPDQAFKEMFGLNFAPRYTKKKHFGWTTSMKNIL is encoded by the exons ATGGGTTCCATTGCAGAGGAGGAGGCAATGCAAGGCTCAGCAGGCAGTGAGGAGAGGATTCTTGTTTCTGTTCGCGTGAGACCTGTGAATGAAAAGGAGCTCGCAAGAAATGATCTGTCTGAATGGGAATGCATTAATGACGCTACCATCATGTACAGGAGCAACCTTTCAGCTACAGAAAGGTCCCTGTATCCAACAACTTATACATTTG ATCGAGTATTTAGTAGTGACGCCCACACAAGGCAGGTGTATGAAGAAGCAGCTAAGGAAGTTGCTCTTTCAGTTCTCAGGGGCATCAACT CAAGCATTTTCGCATATGGACAAACAAGCAGCGGAAAAACACACACCATGAGTGGTGTAACAGAGTACGCTTTAGCAGATATTTTCAACTACATTCAAAAG CACGCGGAAAGggattttgttttgaagttttcGGCATTGGAGATCTATAATGAATCTGTCAGGGACCTCCTTAGCGTTGACAGTACACCTCTCAGACTTCTTGATGATCCAGAG AAAGGGACAGTTGTTGAGAGACTCACAGAGGAAACTTTAAGGAACTGGAACCATTTTCAAGAACTCATTTTTTTCTGTGAAG CTCAAAGGCAAATAGGGGAGACAGCACTGAATGAAGTGAGCTCCAGATCTCATCAGATTCTTAGACTG ACAGTTGAAAGTTCTGCAAGTGAATTTATGGGAAATGACAAAATGAGCTCCCTTGCCGCTTCTGTG AATTTCGTTGATCTTGCTGGGAGTGAGCGGGCATCCCAAACTAATTCAGGTGGTACGAGGTTGAAAGAGGGTTGCCACATAAATCGTAGTTTACTAACTCTAGGAACTGTCATCCGCAAACTGAG CAAGGGGAGAAATGGACATATTCCTTTCAGAGATTCAAAGCTAACGCGCATACTGCAGTCCTCATTAGCTGGCAATGCTAAAACTGCAATCATCTGCACCATGAGCCCTGCAAGAAGCCATGTTGAACAAACCAGAAATACCCTTTTATTTGCTAGTTGTGCTAAAGAAGTGACAACCAACGCAAAAGTCAACGTAGTGATGTCTGATAAGTTGTTGGTCAAGCAACTGCAAAAAGAGTTGGCTAGACTGGAAAGTGACTTAAAAAATTCAGGGCCAACGTGCCTTAAACCTGATACTTCAGCATTACTGAAGGAAAAAGATCTCCTGATTGAGATG TTAAAGAGAGAGGTAATGGATCTGAGGATGCAGCGGGACCTTGCTCAATCTCAAATTAAGGATATGCTTCAAGTGGTTGGAGAAGATACGTCCTCAACTGAATTG GACAGTTTGGGTAATCAATATCCCAAATTACGTGTGCGAAGTTCATATGACTTTGATAATCAAACTGCCGAGCGACCAAAATTGCCAAGTTTTGACTGCATTGAGAGTGTCAGATCTTTTGATGCATCTCAATATTCAGATGGACATAGCATTAGTTCTGATGAGAACTATTTCCAACTTCCTGATTTGGAAAAGAGTATTCCCGTCAGGATTCCTTCTCCTGTGTTTTCTATTGAAAGTCTTGATGGTGCAAGTAATGATTTGGATCAGAAAAGTGTTGAAGAACAGCACGAAGATAATTTAGAGGAAGGTTGCAGGGAAGTTAGGTGCATTGAGTCAGAAGACATGATTACAGACACCCCTACACATTCAAATCCAGCAGATATAAGTAAAAATGTATACACAGACTCTGTTGCATCATCTCCAACCGTCTCAGGATTAACCGAAGTTGATAACAGATGCAAAGAAAATCTAGATTTGTGGTCAGCTGAGCTAaaggaaaacaaagaaataAACAGCTTAGAAGAACGTTTTGTTCTTCCCTCTCCAGAGAAAATATCTCCATCGCTGACACAAAGTGGTTCATCTTGTTCTAAAGCCGTCAAATTAACCAGAAGCAGAAGTTGTAAAGCGACTCTCATGAGAGATACATCTTCAGATTGGTTTGACCAAGAAGAAATAATTCAGAACACACCCCCAATAGGAAGCGAAAAAGACTTCACTGGAAGACCGGAGGGCCTTCAAAAGACTTATACACTCAATTGTAATGCCAATACTGAGATGTTACCATGGGATGATCACGAGAATTCCCAGGGAAGTACTGTAGATATACTGAATACGAAAACAGATATCGATTACGTAGGTTATGACGACAATTCATTAGCACcgggagaaaaggaaaaagatgaTGGTCTTGAAAGTTCAAATCTGCAAGCGAACCCCGAG GTTCCAGCAACTGGTTTGCAGTCCGATAATACTGCAAAGAAGTTCAAAGATGTCGGTTTGGACCCATTGCAATCTGAGGAAGGAAAACAGTTGGAATGGCCTTCAGAATTTAAGCGGCTGCAGGAAGAGATTATTGGACTCTGGCATGCTTGTCATGTTTCATTGGTTCACAGGACTTACTTTTTCCTTCTATTCAAAGGAGACCCATCAGATTCTATCTATATGGAAGTAGAGCTAAGAAGGCTGTTTTATCTCAAGCAAACTTTTGCCAAAGGGAATGAGACTGTGGAAGACGGACGTATCCTTAACCCTGAAACAAG CCAGAGGTACCTGAGAGTTGAGAGACAGATGTTGAGCAAACAAATGGAGAAGAAGCTGTCAAAATCTGAAAGAGAGAACTTGTATATTAAATGGGGAATTCGTATAAGTTCAAAGCATAGAAGGTTGCAGCTGTCCCATCGCTTGTGGTCAAAAACAGATGACATAGACCACATTAGAGAGAGTGCCAACATTGTTGCAAAGCTGGTGGGTTCGGTAGAGCCGGATCAGGCTTTCAAGGAGATGTTTGGGCTCAACTTTGCCCCACGGTACACAAAAAAGAAACATTTTGGATGGACAACTAGTATGAAGAATATTTTGTAA